A single window of Macrobrachium nipponense isolate FS-2020 chromosome 31, ASM1510439v2, whole genome shotgun sequence DNA harbors:
- the LOC135206548 gene encoding uncharacterized protein LOC135206548 has product MLEVMRPLVMIMTKLESRVQQDQQNSLEIMIGTIKHLKQTQAVAPTGPDLSLLDGLLPIQRYVDFEDFEQQINGDSALKVTGTSTPDSWGEQPSKQQSKTMIDFCMTSGLQYEFNWEGRLGWNTKTNTCKKGFENTTLCGIIINILVNKTQLSTDETEEGKTMMIYLKMHVTDTWEGKDQKTCTVSKVKMRVPIHLNLILVGILKEYNIEHFC; this is encoded by the exons ATGCTGGAAGTGATGCGACCTCTTGTGATGATAATGACAAAATTGGAAAGTAGGGTGCAACAAGATCAGCAGAATTCACTAGAAATAATGATAGGTACCATCAAACATTTGAAACAAACTCAGGCTGTTGCACCCACTGGACCTGATTTATCCTTGCTGGACGGATTGCTACCAATACAAAGATATGTAGACTTTGAGGACTTTGAACAACAGATAAATGGGGACAGTGCCCTTAAAGTCACTG GTACATCGACTCCAGATTCTTGGGGGGAGCAACCGTCAAAGCAGCAGTCAAAAACCATGATTGACTTCTGCATGACAAGTGGACTCCAGTATGAGTTCAACTGGGAAGGTCGTCTTGGCTGGAACACGAAAACAAATACATGCAAGAAAGGGTTCGAGAACACGACATTGTGTGGAATTATAATAA ATATTCTGGTGAACAAGACACAATTATCAACTGATGAAACTGAAGAAGGGAAAACTATGATGATTTATCTAAAAATGCATGTGACAGATACGTGGGAAGGAAAAGACCAAAAGACTTGCACAGTCAGCAAAGTCAAGATGAGAGTCCCAATTCATCTCAACCTAATTCTGGTTGGGATCCTGAAGGAATATAATATAGAGCACTTCTGCTGA